The genomic stretch TGATTACCGGGCTTGCCGCCGCTTCTGCAGATCCTGTGGAACTTCTGCTCAAGGAAGGCTGGGAAGGCGGCAGGGTGGCTGTATTCAGGCCGGAACTGCTTCCCCGCCTGATGGACCGGAGCCGCCGTGGACTTGTCGCAGCCCTGGTCTGGGGACTTCCTTTCCGCGCTGTGCTGGCGGCCGCCAGAAAGCTGCGTATTCCGCCCCTGGCCGTAAACGCGGCCCTGTATGTAACAGATGAGGAGCGGCGGATGTACCGGATTCTCCGGGCCATCGATGAAAACCGCAGCATCCAGCGTGATCAGCGGGCGGAAGATGACGGTTTTCCGCCCGCCTGGAGACGACGCTGTTCCCCGGCAGAGATGGCTGCCTGTTTTTCCTCCCTTCCGGATGCCCTGTACCAGACCCGCCTGCTGGCCCGGGATGCCGCTGAATCCCTCTTTCCCGGGGAATATGTTTTCCCCTCTTTTCAGGGACTTTCGCCCCGGGAAGAGTTTGAGCGCCTTCGAAGCCTCTGCCTGCGGGGTATTCGCCGGCGCTACGGGGTTCAGTCCCCGGCTGTACGGCAGCGGTTGAACTACGAACTCGATATAATCCGGCGCAAGGGTTTTGCCTGCTATTTTCTGGTGGTCCAGGATATTGTGGCCCGCTGTCCCCGTACCTGCGGACGGGGGAGTTCCGCCGCCAGCATTGTCTCGTACCTCCTCGAGATAACCCATGTTGATCCTCTGGCCTGTGATCTTTTTTTCGAACGCTTTCTGAATATGGGACGCATGGATCCTCCGGATATCGACATTGATTTTCCCTGGGACGAGAGGGAAACGACCCTGGATTATGTATTCTCAAGCTATGCCGGGCGGGCAGGGATGGTTGCAGACCATATAACCTTTGGCCCCCGTTCTGCTTTGCGGGAGGCAGCCAGGGCTTTCGGTATACCGGAGCCGGATATCGGACCCATGACCGAGTCCTTTCGCATGGGTGAATCGAATCTCCCTCCGTATCTTGCGGCGGCAGCCCGGCGGCTTTTCGGAGTTCCCCGCCACCTGGGGACCCATCCAGGGGGGGTCGTAATAAGCCCCGGCGCTATTACCGATTATACCCATATCGGAACTTCCTCTCTGGGGCGTCCGCTGATTGCCTGGGAAAAGGATGGCGCAGAGGAGGCCGGTCTTGTAAAGATCGATCTGCTGGGAAACCGTTCCCTCGGGGTCCTGCGGGATGTTCTGGAGTTGACAAGCCCCTTAAGGGCCGAGAAGGGGGAGCCCCCTCTTGACTGGAGCAGCTTCAATCCCTTGGGGGATTCTTCTACCCGTGAAATGATCGAGGCGGGGGATACCCTGGGGATTTTCTACGTGGAGTCTCCTGCGACCCGGCAGCTTCTGAAAAAGATGAAACACGGGGATTATCCACATCTTGTTATCGCCAGTTCCATCATCCGCCCCGCTGCCAACCGCTACATCAACGCCTTTCTGGAACGTTTGCGGGGTGCGCCCTATGAACCCCTGCATCCGGCGGCACAGGATGTCCTGGCGGAAACTAAAGGAATTATGGTGTACCAGGAGGATGTAGCCAGGGTTGCCATCGCTGTCTGCGGATACAGTCCCGCTGAAGCTGACTGTCTGCGCAAGGTACTGTCAAAGAAGGACCGCTCTGCACGGCTGCTCTCTTTTCGCGATGAGTTCATGCGCCGGGGCGGAGAACGGGGCGTGACGCAGAAAGCCCTGGAGGAGATATGGGAGGGGATTCTCTCCTTCGAGGGCTACTCGTTCTGCAAAGCCCACAGCGCCTCCTACGCACTGGTATCGTATCGTCTGGCATGGCATAAGGCGCGGTATCCTCTGGAGTTTTTCTGCGCCGTCATAAACAACGGCGGAGGCTTCTATTCCCGCCAGGTATATCTCTGCGCTCTTTCCAGGGAAGGGTTTTCGCTGCTGCCGCCGGATGTAAACAGAAGCGAAGGTGCCTACACTGTGGAGCACCGGAACCATCCTGAAGGAGCGCTCCGTACCGGGCTCTGTCAGCTGAAAGGAGTCGAAGACGCCTGTATCCGGAAGCTTCTGGCTGAGCGCCGCCGCCGCGGTCCATTTGCCGACATTCAGGATTTTCTTGTGCGCCTGAATCCCTCACTGCCGGATATTCGCGGGCTCATTCGTTCCGGCGCCCTTGATGGAATTGCCGCCGGTATGCATCGTCCCGGACTGTTCTGGCACTATTTTCACATGTCCGGGCATCCGGAACTCTTTGCCGTACCTGCTCCTCCGGCATCGCTGCGGGATTATCCTGCGGAGGTGAAGCTGCGGGATGAGCTGGATACCCTGGGGCTGCTTATATCAAAACGTCCGGCGGAGCTTCTCCGGATTCCGGAGCAGCTGCCGGATCCCGGGGCTCTGCTGACGGATTCCCGCAGCATGCCGGAATTCGCGGGCCGAAGGGTCGCGATACCCGCGGTGCTGGTGACCGGTAAAGAGGTAAGAACCAAACATAAAAAGGAGATGTGTTTTCTGAGCTTCGAGGACCGGGAGGGGATTTTTGAGACCGTACTCTTTCCGGATGTCTATCAGGGGCTGTATCCCCGTATCTGCAGATCCTGTGCCTTTCTGGTAATCGGCACGGTGGAAAAGGAGTTCGGCGTTTTTCAGCTCAAGGTCAAAGAGCTGATCCCTCTCGATGCCCTTCCCCTTGATTCAGCGAATCAGGTGTGTCAATATTGGTGCAGGAGCAGCTTTGAAAATGAAGGTCGGGATAATCTGCGTACCCTCGAGAGAAGCGGACGGAACGCTCTTCCAGGAGCTTTTGTCCAATAAGGGAATCTTCGCGGATTTGCTGCATGTGTATGGCGGCTGGGAAAAACAAATCAGCGGATGGATTGAGTCCTGTACTCACTTTATGGTTCTGCCGGAAAGGACTGATTTTTCCGCGTCCTGGTTCAACTACATAGCCGGATTCTGCAACGGATCCGGCCGCTTCCTGCTGATCTTCAGTCCTGACGGCCTGCCTCCTCATTTTTCAGGTTTTCCCTCCGTGGCAGAACCCGGTGCAGCTCTTGCTCACTGGCTGCAGGAAAAGGAAGCCTGGGAAAAGGCAGAGGAAATCCGCGGTGCAAAGGAGTCCCTTGCTGCTGCGGGTCTCTTTTTTCACCCCGAAGATCTTTCCCGCATGGCGGCGGCAGGGGAGCAGGAGACTGTTGAGCTCTTTATGCGGGCCGGAATGTCTGCAGATACGCGAAACAGGCGAGGTGTTCCCTTACTCTCCCTTGCTGTTCGGGGCGGACACAAGCACCTGGTGGAGTATCTTTTATCCATTGGTTGCGACATTGACGCGGAGAGCGGAGACCGGGGCAATACAGCCCTGATGGATGCCGCGGCTGAGGGAGAGGTGGAGATAGCCGGAATTCTTGTCCGTGCACGGGCCGGTCTGGATGTTGCAAGCCGCAATGGGCAGACGGCGCTGATCCTTGCGGTAGGACAGGGCAACATCGGAATTGCATCACTGCTGATACAGGCGGGTGCTGCAGTTGATATGCGCGATTCTCTTGGCATGTCGGCCTATGATTACGCAAAGCTGTTCCGGCACGAAGAACTTCTTGCTTTGATGGAAGCCCGGGGTATACGTGAAGCACGAGAGAAATGATATGCCCGCCACCACTGCGGCCGAGGATAAGCTTGTCCTGAAAAGAATGCTTCTCGATATGTCCTTCATTACCATGAAATTCCTCACTGCCTATTATATTCGAAGTCTCCTGCTGGCATCTGATGCTCTTTTTGGAATCTTTATCTGGCTCCGTTTTCTCGCCGCCAGGCGGAACCGGGTTCCGGCTAATTCCTTTGTCGCCATTACCCTGGGGATGTTTTTCGCTGCTGCTGCAGCCGGTGTAGCCTGGTCATCCCTGGGATCTGTGCTGGCGCTGTTTCAGGGGCTGGAGTTTGCTGTGCCCGGGAGAATCACCCTTGTAGCAGCGGTTCTGCTTCTTGTTCTGCGTGATCTGTTCATACGTTTTCTTCCTGTACAGCTTGGCAACGGAAAAGAAGAGCTCTTTTTCGAACGCACCGTATCCGGTTTAACCCTGGCGGTGATGGCACTGTCTCTTGCCTCAGGTCTTTTGGGGCTGGCAGCTCCTCTGTTTACCCTGGGATTGTCCCTGGGTACTGCCTGTTTTTCCGGAAAAGTTATTTTTGACGAAGTTGAGTATCTTCTCTCATCCCGGCACAGTGAATCTTGACATGGAACGAAGCCGGAAGTAACTTGGAGGCATATGGAGAAGCAAAGACGGGCCTATCTGTTCCATTTTTCCCGTAAGGACGGAAGGTCCTTCTTTCTGGATCCCTTTCAGGATTCGAACGAGGTAATATCTGTTATTGAAAATTGTGAACTTATCGGTTTGTACGGCAACGAACCGAAGGTCGAGGCTGTTACCTGGTTCCGCAACGATCTGTATCGTAAGGTTGAAGCCGCTGTTAAGGTGTGGGTGGCGGAACGCCGCTTTATTCCCCGGTTTCTGATCTGCTCCGGTCTGTTTCTGCTGGTCTATCTCTTTATGAGCCTTATTGTCCGGGATCCTCTGCCGATGCTGGATGAACTTCTTATTGCCTTGGGAGTTTCAATCACTTTCTATATATTTCTCTCCCGGCGCGATTTAAGCTCTGCCTGGTCATCGAAAAAACGGGCGGAGCTGCGGGGAAAGGTCGATTCCATCTATTTTCAGGAGGACCAGTTTGTCAAGGAGGTCGAGAAAAACCTTCAACGCCTGGAAACGGGGAGTCCCCAGCAGGTCCTGGAATCCATTATCCTCTCTACAGACAGCTTTTACTCTCATCTGAACGCCGAGGCTGCTTCTCAGCTCGCTCGTTATATTGAACAGAAGCTGGGGAGCAGGGAGCTGAAGCGGCAGGAAAAACGGATACGCGCCCTGGTTAAGGCCAGGCGGGGTAATGATCAAAAGGAGATCGAAACCTTAAGCAGGCAGTTCTCGGCGAAAAAGATCGATTTGTCACTCTTCGCCGTGTATCATGGGATAAAAAGTTCATCGAAAAACGGATAGTCAGCTGTTTTCATCATCCAGTAAAGTGTTGATATCGGTAAGTTCTTTCTGCAGATGAAGGCTTGCCAGGGCGGTATCGAGATTCTCTGTTGCCGGGGTAAAATCGGGGTCCAGTTCCAGAACCGCCTGCCAGTGACGGACGGCAAGCTGCAGATCTCCCCGTGCATAGGCCTCAAGCCCGGCAATGTACTGTTCTTCCACCATCTGCCGACGGGCATAACGTCCCCGATCTCCCAGATCCATGGATGCTACAACGCTCAAGCGGTCCATGGGAGCGGCAACCTGGGTATCGAGTCCCAGGGTATAATTGACATTGAAGGACATATCACTGGTAAGCAGTTCGGTTCCCAAAGAGAACCTGGGGTTGCCACCACGGTAATGAAACCCGCTCTGCAGTGAGAAGAAGTTGGTTACTGCAAGGTCCATTCCAGTCGCAATATACCAGTTTTCCGCGGGGACATCGGGTTTCAGGCTGAAGGGATAGTTTATATCGCCGGTCAAGGTCAGAGGTCGTATCGGTGAATAGGCAATCCCGAAGGAGGCTTCGCTTGGAACAGCCTCTCCGTCGGTGCTGATCCCCAGGTTGCGGGCCACCAGGCCAACCGCAAAGTTCTTCTCCCGGGCGACATAGTTTTTCAGAAAATTAAACCGTGTAAGAAGTCCCACATCCGCCAGAAAGCCGAAGGCTGATTGTCCGGGTTCAATCACCGCGGGAATATGACGATAGGCTGTCTTGAGATTGGCACCCAGGGCAAGGCCGTCGTAATAATAATCAGAGAAAAAATTGTAGGAGATATTCGCTGTTGCCAGAGTCTCGGAGTAGTAGATGCTGGCCTCGGTGTCACCCCAGTCATTATATTCGGTAAAGGGTACGTAGAGAAACTTTCCCCCGAAACCGAAACCAAGATTATCGTTGCGCATGGTAAATACCGCGCTGTCGATGGAGGTGTCGGCAATCCATGCGTTATGCGACAGGGCAATCTGTGTTCTGTCCAGCAGTGCGCTGGCAGCAGGATTCGCGTCCATGTAGGAAAAATCATTTGCCAATGCGGTAAAGGCCGTGCCCATTGCTTCGTAACGTCCGCCCATGGGAATCTGAAGAATTGGAAAAGCCGTCAGCCCGGTATTGGGGTCGGCAAAGGAATCGGCGAAGTCAAAATAACTGTCAAAAAAACCTTCTGCCGCAACAGAATATGGTATTGTCAGAATGAGGAGTAGCAGAATTGAAAATACTATGTTTGATCTTCGTTTCATGGCCGCTTTCATAAATATATCACTGATTGCCCTGGAATACTATATTTTCGGAACATTATGATCTCAGCTGAAGCAGATCACCTTTCTCGAAAACCGATCTTCCGCCATATTCTGAATGTGGGTATACTGCCCCTTCAAATGTGCCGATAATGTGGTACATTCAGTACGAAGAAATGGTTATCAGATCGGGAATTAGACGCAGCCTATTACATATTCTCCTCGTTGTTCTTGTCTTCCTGGGCGCCGGTTCCCTGTATGCCGCGGGAAAGCCGGAGCAGGACCCCCTGCAGGAGGCCAGAGAGGCCTATGAATCCCGGGACTATAACCGGGCGATTCTGTTGAGCACCGAGGTGATGAAAAAGTATCCTGAATATTTTGATGAGGCCCAGTCCCTTATCCGGGCTATCCGGGGTGCAAAGATCAGGTACAACAATACCTTCGCCGACCTTATAGAGCTGTACCAGGATGCCCTGGAGAATCAGGATGACGCCGGACTTTCGGAATCCTATACCATAATCAAAGAGCTGGAAGAGCTTGATCCCTACCCTAATGAGGAGACTGCAGAGAGCCTTGCCCGGGCACGGGAGGCCACAGGCAACGTGTATAACAGAATCCGACATGCCAAAATTATGGACCAGGGCCTTGAACAGATTCAGGCCGGCGCCTTTTTTGAGGCTGTTGAAACCTACAGGGAAGGCTTTAACCTTGCTCTGGATATTTTCCGGGACAAGGATTACGGAAAGGATCCGGAATCAGAAGCTGAAGGACTGCGGGAACAGGCGGCTCAGCTGGGAGAGGAGTTCATTGAATACCGGGACAGCCTCACGGAAACCGGCAGGTACCTTGAGCAGATACGGCCGGATAGTTCGCTGGAACAGCTTCGATCTGCGGCGGAAAGCCTTACATCCGAGTATCAGGACCTGTCTGATCTCCGGTGGCGCATTCAGGGTGTCACTCAGAGTCTCGAGGTCCTTCGACTGCTTATCCTGAATGAATATGCAGCGGAAACCGAGGATGAGATCTATCATCTTGCTTATTTGATACTGCTGCACCGGGGAAGAAGTTCTGTGGAAGAGGATCTGGGCGTGGACGAAGGAATCCTCGGCGCTGTTGATGAACGATGGAACGAGGGAGCTGAGCCCGTCGCGGACGCATTCCGTGATCTCCTGACCCGGCTCAACGAGGAAGCGCACACTCTTTACTCACAGCGCCGCTATATTGAGGCTATTGAGGTTTTTGAACGCATGACAGCCGTAGCGGATGTTGCGGCGGAAGCCGCCGGGATATGGCGCTACCAGATTGCCCCGGCTCCGGAACCGGGAACTCCTGATCCTGATTACCGACTGCTTATTGAATCGGAAAAAGCCCCCGATTATTTAAAATCCTATTACGATCTTGGCAGCTACGTGCGCATTATTAAAGGAAACGCCTCAGATTCCATTGAACTTGCCCGGCTTGGCACTTTGATACTGGAGCAGGCCGAGTTTCTCTCCGGAACTCAAAGTCTCGATCTCGAAACTGTTCTTAACTCCCGTGACCTTCTGGATGAACGTGCCCTGATTCTCGACCCGCTTACCGTGGTTCTGCAGGAGCGCCGGGGGATTCCAATGCTGGAAGAAGACTACCGGCAGATCAGCAGAAACCGCCTGAGAGAGCATGAGCAGCGGATCAGCATGCTGGATGATTTGTATCGGAACAGTAACGAAGAGTTCATGCTGATCTATATCCGCAGGCGTCAGAATGATTTTACTACCCGGCTTACCGCTTTGCAGGAACTCGAGTCCTCCGGAAACAGCGCTCTTGAAGGTGAGGTGATTCTCTTTCAGGGTGATTCCTTTACGGCCCGCTATCCGGATCGCGCACTGGAGCTCTATTCGCAGCTGACTGAGGACGCAGAGGTGCTGCTGGAGGAGAACCAGGCGCTTTTCACGGAACTTAACGAACTTCCCCAGTGGCTGCGCAGCAGGGAGAGTATCGCCGCCGGGATCAATAGTGTCGCCGAGCGCTCGGAAACAATCAACGGCCTTCTGACTCGGACAGAACAAAGATCTGGCGAAGCTGTCGATTTAATTCGAATTGCCCGGCAGAATCGACTGGACGGGGAACGACGTTATATGGAGGCCGAGTCCAGGGTTCGAAACCGCCAGTTTAACGTCAATAACCCTAATGCTGTTGAGAACGGAATCAGTGATGCCCGGGACTTTTTCCTGGCCTCTTTACAGCAGCAGTATGACCCGCTTCTTGACAGGCGGACTGACGCTGTTCCGGATAACAGCGATAATTATGACATCCAGAGTCTTCTCAGTGAGCTGGCCCAGGCCAAGCGTAACTACTATTTGCCTCAGCGGGAAGCTGCCCTGGCAGAGGCACGACATTTGATTCGCCAGCAGGATTTTGAACAGGCCGGCATCGTTCTCAACAGGGCGGAGGATTATCACCGTCAGCTCGATTCTGAAGACTATCCGGAGATTGTTCGTCTTCAGGAGTTCGTGGACCGGGCGATTAACACCTCCAGTGCCTGGTACATAAGCAAGAACGATCCCCTCTATGCCGAGATGAGCCAGCTGCTGAATCTGGCCCGCAGCGACTACCGTGCGGCCCTGGAACGGGTCGAAACAGGTCAGAATACCGGGATTAAAGTATTGTTGGAGAGCGCTGAGGAAAAACTGGCGGCGGTACAGAATACATTTCCCCAGAATCTTGAAGTCGGTATTCTGCAATTGCAGATAGAGATGCTCCGCACGGCAAACCCGGCAGAGCAGAACAGAATAATAGCCGAAAAGTTTGACCAGGCCCAAAGGACTTTCAATGCGGGAGATTACCAGAGGTCCCTTGCTCTGGCAAAAGCCCTGCAGGCCATTCGTTCGGGATATCCCGGACTCGAAGATCTTATTGTGGAGGGGGAAATCGCCACAGGACAGCGTGTACGGGAACCCGACCCGGCGGATGTGCGTGCCGCCAATGCATTATATGCCGATGCGAACAGCATCTGGCAAAACAGAATCCAGGACCAGTATCCCGCTGCTTTGGAATCGATACAACGGGCAATTGCCCGCTATACGCCCTTCAATCCTCCGGCCCGCTATCTTGAATTGAAGCAGCAGCTTGAAATCCGGGTAGATACAAGTACCGCGGCGATTCTGTCCGCGGCGGACCAGCTGCAGTATCAATCGGCCCTGGAGGCCTACCAGCAGGGCAACTTTGTCCAGGCAAAACTCATTGTTGACCAGCTTATTCAAAAAGGTGAAAATGCCCGTAATCCGAGGCTGATGGACCTGAAGAGAAGGATTGAGTCACGCTTGTAATGAATAAACGCTGTACAGCAATACCGGTAATCATAATCCTCGCTGTAATACTCTTTACTCATGGGCAGCTCGATGCTCAGGAACGGATATTCTGGGATGATTCCCGCCTTCTTGAACTGGAAGATCCGCGTTTTCCTCAGGCCTCATCCTCCTATCAGGGAATCATAATCATGGCCCATGAATATGATTCCACCGGAGAGGGCCGGGGAAATGCCTATATTTCTACCGCGTTCAGCAGCGACAGTCTTCAGTGGCAGACTTATCCCCGGGTTATGGGGCCGTTTCCCTATAACGGTTCAGAGACCCCCATTGCCTCCCTTGCTGTTACAGCAGGGGGTGATGCCTACATCGCCGTGGCGGAAGATGAATCCACCATAGGTATTTACAGGTCCCGGAACCGTGGGATAAGTTTTGCCAAGGTCAGCAGTACCTCCGCACCGGTCTCGGCCATTGTAGCCCCCCGCTTGTTTATTAATTCCCGTGGAGAGTTTGTTCTTTTTGTCTCGCGGGACGTGGGGTCCGGGGTAGGGCTGGGCAGTTATCTTGGCATATTCTATACAAGCTCCGCTGACGGCACGGAATGGGTGCCTTTCCAGCCCTTGGCTACGGGTGATTCCCTGCGGGAGACCTATCTGCCGTTTCTGGCTGGTTACGGGGGAAGGGAGTATGTTGTTTTTCAGGCATTCAAGACCGGTGGTGCAGGCGGTAATCCTCCATCCACCTATCAGCTGTATCTCTCCACCAGTCCTGACGGCGGCCGCAGCTGGGAAGCACCGGAGCTGATAACCGATTTTCCTGAGCCCTGGAATCTTGGAGAGGAGCAGGGCTGGGAGTATTACGATAACCAGAGACCTTCACTTTTAATTGACCGCGGGAGAATCTTTCTTACCTGGGAACGCCGCTACGCCCGTTCCCGGCTGAGAAACATCTATGTCGCCGAACTGAACAGTACCGGACGGACCGATAAAGTCGAACGGATTCAAAGCGACAGGGACAGTATTTCACCCAGGATGGTGCAAGCCGACGATCGCTACTATGTAAGCTGGTACGAAGGGAGCGAGCAGGATATGACTCTCCGTCTGGCGGAGGGGCGCACTATACCGAATCTGGGTATTGACTGGTATTATCAGGAAGGCGCCGGGACAGAGTATCTTTTTGCCGATGACCGGCCGGACAGCTCTGCTTTTGTAATCCCCCTCACTTTTCAGGGACGCTTGAATCTTGTCTGGGAGTCCAATGCCTACCGCGGGACTGAACTGGTGGATTCCCGGCTGATATTCAGGGGACCGGATATTCATGTGGAATCCCCCAGGGTCCGCGGCATGAATTTTACCGGCGGCGAGCCGGTTTCCAGGGACAACTTTACCGTGGCATGGAACGAGCCGCGGGATGCTTCCGGTATTGCGGGGTATAATTACCTGTTCAGCCGTTCACGATATGAACGTCCACAGCTGCGGGTCTCTCATTTTCGGGATGAGAATCTTTCGACAGCCCGGACCCTTTCGGAAGACGGGGACTGGTTTTTCCATATTATCGCTCAGGATTATGCCGGCAACTGGTCCGACCCTTCTTCCCTTATTATCAGGCGGGATACAACACCCCCTTCAGCTCCCGAGTTTCCGCCCCTCGAGACCGATCAATCAGGTTTTCTTCTTTCCAATACCCAGACTATCGAGTGGCTTCCTCCAACGGAAGAGGATACCGCGGGATACACCTATGCCTACACCCTGCTCGACCCGGCGGGAAGACAGGTGGACCCGGAACAGATCAGTCCTGCAGACCTGCCGCAGAGTATAACCACGACAGCCCCGGAGACCTCCTTTTTTAACCGTGACAACGGCACCTGGATGCTTACCGTCGCGGCTGTGGACCGCGTTGGTAACGTCGGTGAACCGGCCTCCCTGGTGTTTCGCCTGAATAAATACATTCCTGTGACCCTGATAAATTCCATCGAAGCTCAGCAGGATGAGGTCGGGCGCTCTGTTCTGACAATCCGCGGCCGGGGCTTTACCGCCAATGGCCGGATAGAAAGAATTATCCTGGACCGTGATGGAACCCCTCCCTACGATTATGTGTATACCCTGGAAGGCGGATCATACAGCATAGCCGGAGACCGCCTCATTCAGGACTTTATGATTGAGGATATCGATGAGGGCAGCTATGGTATCGGTCTGGACCATGCCAGACGGGGGGTAAAATGGTCGGAACAGTCCCTCTACTTTGAGCCCACGGGGGTTGTGAAATTCGGTGATTTTGCCTATTTCCCGCCCTCCAGTTTTACCTTGCTCGCCTACGATTATTTCGGAGTATCGGTGAATGCCCTGGCCACTATACTTCTCCTGATCGGGCTGACAATCGCGCTGGCTATAACTGTCCTGATGCTCCGGGGAGTCCTGGCAGAAAACGCGCGTATCCAGAAAGACATTGAGACAATTGTATCCGGCAGACTTTTGACTGGTCCCGAATACAGAAAGAGGATAGTAGAGATGAAGAGAAAGGGCCTTGGACTCAGAATTAAATTTGTACTGCTTATAACGGTACTCATTCTGATAGTTGTTATGATGGTAGCCGTTTCTCTGGGATACTACATGATTGAGAGCCGACAGCGTACCCTGGCAGAAGGACTGCAGGAGCGGGCCTCCCTTCTTCTGGAGAGTCTTGCTGTGGGAGCCCAGGAACCGATAGACAATAACGACCAGGAGAATATGTTTGCCCTGGTCAGCCAGGTCGAAGCCATGGCCGATGCCTCAGGCGTTATCATTACCGGCCGCTCTGTCTCTGATCCCGCCGCCGGGATCCACGCCCTCTGGGCCGCCACCCGTCCGAATGAGCTTATTGATTCCCTGAGCGGGCAGATACGTATCGACTACCGGGGTAAGGATTCCCCGGCCGAAACACCCCGGACCTTTGCGCTGATCGACGCTGAGGAACTGGCGTCTTATCGTGATCGTTATGATGTTCTCGTGACACCCTTCTACGGGCGTTCCGTATACACCGATAATCTGAGCTCTGAAGAGTCACGTATAGCCGAGCAGGTAGACAGGGAACTCTCCTCTGAAATCCAGCAAATTGAAGAGGAGCTGCGGACAATGCAGCAGGAACAGCTGGTTCTTGAATCCCTGAACCGTGGTCTGGCCGTCAGTGCCGAGCAGCGGCAGTTTATCCGGGAGCGGTTTCCCGCCTTTGAGGATACCGATGAGCGGAATTTACGTCTGGTCCAGATCAATGACGATGTAATCCGGTTCAACCGCGCCCGGACTGAGATGATCCGTGAGGCGGGCAATATTCTGAACAGCATTCCTGCTTTCAGCTCTGATGAGTTTAATCCTTCCATCGAGGAGTATACCTTCTACCGTCCCATAGTTGGCCCAAGGCAGACAGTGGATCAGGGGATAGGAGGAGACCCGGACAGCGGATACTTCTATCGCGGAATGGTGCGTCTTACAGTCTCAACAGAAAATATTGTAGCCCAGATTGTGGATTCCCAAAGTACCCTCATTACTATTACCGGGGTAGTCGCCCTGGTGGCTGCGGTAATCGGGATTATCGGAGCCCTTGTATTGGCAACCATCATCATCACTCCCATTAACCGGCTTGTACGGGGTGTGGAAATTATCCGGGACACAGTAGACAAGGAGCAGCTTGAAAATCACGTGGTGGATACCAGAACCCGGGATGAACTGTCAGGCCTTGCCCAGACAATAAACGAAATGACCCGGGGGCTTGTGGAAGCGGCCAAGGCCAATAAGGAACTTACTCTCGGAAAAGAGATACAGAAGATGTTCCTTCCCCTGATGACCGATCAGAACGGCAGAAAGCTTACCACCGCCTCTTTTCAGGATGATTTCATTGAGGTTTATGGCTATTACGAGGGTGCCGACGCTTTATCAGGGGACTACTTCGATCACATAGATCTGCAGAACGGATATCATGCCTTTATTAAGTGCGATGTAGCCGGTCACGGTGCATCGGCCTCGCTGATCATGGTCGAGGTAGCAACAATTTTTACCAGCT from Marispirochaeta sp. encodes the following:
- a CDS encoding PHP domain-containing protein; amino-acid sequence: MKQEAALPSLHCRSHYTLLSGPLSPEEICRRAAEEGAECVGMVDRENLYGLPALYRAAGRCGLKAVAGVEFASPGASPESLPLFTYYPLNREGFARLNRLITGLAAASADPVELLLKEGWEGGRVAVFRPELLPRLMDRSRRGLVAALVWGLPFRAVLAAARKLRIPPLAVNAALYVTDEERRMYRILRAIDENRSIQRDQRAEDDGFPPAWRRRCSPAEMAACFSSLPDALYQTRLLARDAAESLFPGEYVFPSFQGLSPREEFERLRSLCLRGIRRRYGVQSPAVRQRLNYELDIIRRKGFACYFLVVQDIVARCPRTCGRGSSAASIVSYLLEITHVDPLACDLFFERFLNMGRMDPPDIDIDFPWDERETTLDYVFSSYAGRAGMVADHITFGPRSALREAARAFGIPEPDIGPMTESFRMGESNLPPYLAAAARRLFGVPRHLGTHPGGVVISPGAITDYTHIGTSSLGRPLIAWEKDGAEEAGLVKIDLLGNRSLGVLRDVLELTSPLRAEKGEPPLDWSSFNPLGDSSTREMIEAGDTLGIFYVESPATRQLLKKMKHGDYPHLVIASSIIRPAANRYINAFLERLRGAPYEPLHPAAQDVLAETKGIMVYQEDVARVAIAVCGYSPAEADCLRKVLSKKDRSARLLSFRDEFMRRGGERGVTQKALEEIWEGILSFEGYSFCKAHSASYALVSYRLAWHKARYPLEFFCAVINNGGGFYSRQVYLCALSREGFSLLPPDVNRSEGAYTVEHRNHPEGALRTGLCQLKGVEDACIRKLLAERRRRGPFADIQDFLVRLNPSLPDIRGLIRSGALDGIAAGMHRPGLFWHYFHMSGHPELFAVPAPPASLRDYPAEVKLRDELDTLGLLISKRPAELLRIPEQLPDPGALLTDSRSMPEFAGRRVAIPAVLVTGKEVRTKHKKEMCFLSFEDREGIFETVLFPDVYQGLYPRICRSCAFLVIGTVEKEFGVFQLKVKELIPLDALPLDSANQVCQYWCRSSFENEGRDNLRTLERSGRNALPGAFVQ
- a CDS encoding UPF0164 family protein, producing the protein MKRRSNIVFSILLLLILTIPYSVAAEGFFDSYFDFADSFADPNTGLTAFPILQIPMGGRYEAMGTAFTALANDFSYMDANPAASALLDRTQIALSHNAWIADTSIDSAVFTMRNDNLGFGFGGKFLYVPFTEYNDWGDTEASIYYSETLATANISYNFFSDYYYDGLALGANLKTAYRHIPAVIEPGQSAFGFLADVGLLTRFNFLKNYVAREKNFAVGLVARNLGISTDGEAVPSEASFGIAYSPIRPLTLTGDINYPFSLKPDVPAENWYIATGMDLAVTNFFSLQSGFHYRGGNPRFSLGTELLTSDMSFNVNYTLGLDTQVAAPMDRLSVVASMDLGDRGRYARRQMVEEQYIAGLEAYARGDLQLAVRHWQAVLELDPDFTPATENLDTALASLHLQKELTDINTLLDDENS
- a CDS encoding ankyrin repeat domain-containing protein, whose translation is MKVGIICVPSREADGTLFQELLSNKGIFADLLHVYGGWEKQISGWIESCTHFMVLPERTDFSASWFNYIAGFCNGSGRFLLIFSPDGLPPHFSGFPSVAEPGAALAHWLQEKEAWEKAEEIRGAKESLAAAGLFFHPEDLSRMAAAGEQETVELFMRAGMSADTRNRRGVPLLSLAVRGGHKHLVEYLLSIGCDIDAESGDRGNTALMDAAAEGEVEIAGILVRARAGLDVASRNGQTALILAVGQGNIGIASLLIQAGAAVDMRDSLGMSAYDYAKLFRHEELLALMEARGIREAREK